Proteins from a single region of Streptomyces vinaceus:
- a CDS encoding nucleotide sugar dehydrogenase, whose protein sequence is MRVVVVGQGYVGLPLAIRAAEVGHQVIGYDVDARRVKSLAAGESYVEDVSSERLTRALERGAYQPSELARDCGGFDVAVVTVPTPLQDGAPDLRYIEESAHTLARFLRPGATVVLESTTYPGTTEELFGPILEDGSGLTAGADFHLGYSPERIDPGNTVWGFQQTPKVVSGVDARSLKAVETFYADLVDQTVPVSSPKEAELAKLLENTFRHVNIALVNEIAMFARHLDIDVWQAIEAASSKPFGFMKFTPGPGVGGHCLPIDPSYLSWRVQRELGQSFRFVELANDINSHMPEYVARRVMDALNTKRRSVNGSKVLLLGLAYKKNTGDARESPAVRVSQLLLDMGARVRAADPHVVEGLKVDSRLVRVEPTRKELAAADVVVLLTDHDAFDYAMVTEHASFVLDCRNRLSGPTVEVL, encoded by the coding sequence ATGCGCGTCGTCGTCGTGGGACAGGGATACGTCGGCCTGCCGCTGGCCATCAGGGCCGCCGAGGTCGGACACCAAGTGATCGGGTACGACGTGGACGCCCGGCGGGTCAAGAGCCTCGCCGCCGGCGAATCGTACGTGGAGGACGTCTCCTCCGAACGGCTGACCCGCGCGCTGGAGCGCGGTGCGTACCAGCCCAGTGAACTCGCGCGCGACTGCGGCGGCTTCGACGTCGCGGTCGTCACCGTTCCGACCCCGTTACAGGACGGTGCACCCGACCTGCGCTACATCGAGGAGTCGGCGCACACGCTGGCCCGCTTCCTGCGGCCCGGCGCGACCGTGGTCCTCGAATCCACCACCTACCCGGGCACCACCGAGGAACTGTTCGGACCGATCCTGGAGGACGGTTCGGGCCTCACCGCCGGCGCCGACTTCCACCTCGGCTACAGCCCCGAGCGCATCGACCCCGGCAACACCGTCTGGGGCTTCCAGCAGACGCCCAAGGTCGTCTCCGGCGTGGACGCCCGCTCCCTCAAGGCCGTCGAGACCTTCTACGCGGACCTCGTCGACCAGACGGTGCCGGTGAGCTCGCCCAAGGAGGCCGAGCTGGCCAAGCTGCTGGAGAACACCTTCCGGCACGTGAACATCGCCCTGGTCAACGAGATAGCGATGTTCGCCCGCCACCTCGACATCGACGTGTGGCAGGCCATCGAGGCGGCCTCCAGCAAGCCCTTCGGCTTCATGAAGTTCACCCCCGGACCCGGGGTCGGCGGCCACTGCCTGCCGATCGACCCCTCGTACCTGTCCTGGCGGGTCCAGCGCGAGCTGGGCCAGAGCTTCCGCTTCGTCGAGCTCGCCAACGACATCAACAGCCACATGCCCGAGTACGTGGCGCGCCGCGTCATGGACGCGCTCAACACCAAGCGCCGCTCCGTCAACGGCTCGAAGGTCCTCCTGCTGGGGCTCGCGTACAAGAAGAACACCGGCGACGCGCGCGAATCACCCGCGGTGCGCGTCTCCCAGCTGCTCCTGGACATGGGGGCCAGGGTGCGGGCGGCCGACCCCCACGTGGTGGAGGGCCTCAAGGTCGACTCCCGGCTCGTACGGGTCGAGCCGACGCGCAAGGAGCTGGCCGCGGCCGACGTGGTCGTCCTGCTCACCGACCACGACGCCTTCGACTACGCGATGGTCACCGAGCACGCCTCGTTCGTGCTCGACTGCCGCAACCGGCTCTCCGGACCCACCGTGGAGGTGCTCTGA
- a CDS encoding WecB/TagA/CpsF family glycosyltransferase → MTRRQNRHGLPSRRTLFGVTLDALTMDETVQRCLDAVKRGEQIEIGMVNAAKLVNMRRDPRLAAAVSGCDLVLADGQAVVWAGRVLGVRLPERVAGIDLFMRLLAAAESADVPVYLLGARQDVLDLMLGRIAERFPALRVAGSRNGYFDDAEQPEIADAVAASGAHLLFLGMTSPKKEIFTAGYGKRTGAHVVHGVGGSFDILAGITKRAPVVWQRMGLEWFYRALQEPRRLGKRYLTTNTAFLVMTVRELVRRTPSVLPPATSSAGSANRSH, encoded by the coding sequence ATGACCCGACGGCAGAACCGCCACGGCCTCCCTTCCCGCCGCACCCTCTTCGGGGTCACGCTCGACGCCCTGACCATGGACGAGACCGTGCAGCGCTGCCTCGACGCGGTGAAGCGCGGCGAGCAGATCGAGATCGGCATGGTCAACGCCGCCAAGCTGGTCAACATGCGCCGCGACCCCCGCCTCGCGGCCGCCGTCTCCGGCTGCGACCTCGTCCTGGCCGACGGCCAGGCCGTGGTCTGGGCCGGCCGCGTCCTCGGTGTCCGGCTGCCCGAACGGGTCGCGGGGATCGACCTGTTCATGCGGCTGCTGGCCGCCGCCGAGAGCGCGGACGTACCCGTGTACCTGCTCGGCGCCCGGCAGGACGTACTCGACCTGATGCTCGGCCGCATCGCGGAGCGCTTCCCGGCGCTGCGCGTCGCCGGCAGCCGCAACGGCTACTTCGACGACGCCGAACAGCCGGAGATCGCCGACGCCGTCGCGGCCAGCGGGGCCCACCTGCTCTTCCTCGGCATGACCTCGCCCAAGAAGGAGATCTTCACCGCCGGGTACGGCAAGCGCACCGGCGCCCACGTCGTGCACGGCGTCGGCGGCTCCTTCGACATCCTGGCCGGCATCACCAAGCGGGCGCCCGTGGTCTGGCAGCGCATGGGCCTCGAATGGTTCTACCGCGCCCTCCAGGAGCCGCGCCGCCTCGGCAAGCGCTACCTCACCACCAACACCGCCTTCCTCGTCATGACGGTCCGCGAGCTCGTCCGCCGTACGCCGTCCGTACTGCCGCCCGCCACATCGTCTGCCGGTTCCGCGAACAGGAGTCACTGA
- a CDS encoding acyltransferase, translating into MSVRIQPSSQVDDSAELGDGTTIWDLAQVREDARLGRDCIVGRGAYVGPGVRIGDSVKLQNYALVYEPAVLGDGVFIGPAAVLTNDFYPRAVDPDGKQKRGGDWEAAGVVVAEGASLGARSVCVAGVRIGRWALVAAGAVVSRDVPDFALVAGVPARRIGWVGRAGVRLVEREGEPGVWECPRTGVLHEERDGTLVETPHKRN; encoded by the coding sequence GTGAGCGTCCGTATCCAACCCTCCTCCCAGGTCGACGACAGCGCAGAACTCGGGGACGGGACCACGATCTGGGATCTGGCGCAGGTACGGGAGGACGCCCGGCTCGGGCGCGACTGCATCGTCGGGCGGGGGGCCTACGTCGGACCCGGCGTACGGATCGGCGACAGCGTGAAGCTCCAGAACTACGCACTCGTCTACGAACCCGCCGTTCTCGGCGACGGGGTGTTCATCGGCCCGGCGGCCGTGCTCACCAACGATTTCTACCCGCGCGCCGTCGACCCCGACGGCAAACAGAAGCGCGGCGGCGACTGGGAGGCCGCCGGTGTCGTGGTCGCCGAAGGGGCCTCGCTGGGAGCCAGGTCGGTGTGTGTGGCCGGGGTGCGGATCGGGCGGTGGGCGCTGGTCGCGGCCGGTGCCGTCGTGTCCCGGGACGTACCGGACTTCGCACTGGTCGCAGGGGTACCGGCCCGCCGCATCGGCTGGGTGGGCCGGGCCGGGGTCCGGCTGGTGGAACGCGAGGGCGAGCCGGGCGTGTGGGAGTGCCCGCGCACCGGCGTGCTGCACGAGGAGCGGGACGGAACGCTGGTCGAAACCCCGCACAAGCGGAACTGA
- a CDS encoding alpha/beta hydrolase family protein translates to MNADVLFSLWEVLLVLGAVVLVLARWLPPRPRRPVTFGAAAVTVLSGVVLGVLGPRWQMLPVVAGAALALPFAVSPLLRRGARRAPWWLALPGAALCLALVAAGPGAVWALPTPVFPEPTGRFAVGTAVLELTDPERPETATPAPEDRRTVVTQFWYPARKSAAGARPAPYLGRTEHEARVVSDALADYSGLPGFLLDGLPRARTHAAYDVPAADGAERFPVVLFSPGLGGVRAQNTAWAQELASHGYVVVGLDHPYDSAAVVLTDGRTVRTKVSATGDDAEDERRAAGWTAVRAADLSFVRAQLGRIHSGAIAGPLTGRLDTARVVAAGHSLGGGAALQAARQDPEFAAVIDLDGYPHDPSPQPYRQPVLALTQAIGPDTDPDYLPQLTRVLGLSGATSYRLTVPGTGHLTFTDAPLYLPPLPSLAGSLGRTGGPRVTAAASLAFLDAVLRPGAGDPAAALSAYGTLAVHRPAGP, encoded by the coding sequence ATGAATGCGGACGTGTTGTTCTCCCTGTGGGAAGTCCTTCTGGTGCTGGGCGCCGTCGTCCTGGTGCTCGCGCGGTGGCTTCCGCCCCGGCCCCGGCGGCCGGTCACCTTCGGCGCGGCGGCGGTGACCGTGCTGTCGGGGGTCGTGCTCGGCGTGCTCGGGCCGCGCTGGCAGATGCTGCCGGTGGTGGCCGGTGCCGCCCTCGCGCTGCCGTTCGCCGTATCGCCGCTGCTGCGGCGCGGGGCGCGCAGGGCTCCGTGGTGGCTGGCGCTGCCGGGGGCGGCGCTGTGCCTCGCGCTGGTCGCCGCCGGTCCGGGGGCCGTCTGGGCGCTGCCCACGCCGGTGTTCCCCGAGCCGACCGGCCGCTTCGCGGTCGGTACCGCCGTACTGGAGCTGACCGACCCCGAGCGCCCCGAGACCGCCACCCCCGCACCCGAGGACCGCCGTACGGTGGTCACCCAGTTCTGGTATCCCGCACGCAAGAGCGCCGCGGGCGCTCGCCCCGCCCCGTACCTCGGACGTACGGAACACGAGGCGCGGGTGGTCTCCGACGCGCTGGCGGACTACTCGGGCCTCCCCGGCTTCCTGCTGGACGGCCTCCCGCGCGCCCGCACCCACGCGGCGTACGACGTGCCCGCCGCCGACGGGGCGGAGCGGTTCCCCGTCGTCCTGTTCTCCCCCGGCCTGGGCGGGGTGCGCGCCCAGAACACCGCCTGGGCGCAGGAGTTGGCGAGCCACGGCTACGTCGTCGTCGGCCTCGACCACCCCTACGACTCGGCCGCGGTGGTCCTCACCGACGGCCGCACGGTCCGTACGAAGGTCTCGGCGACGGGCGACGACGCCGAGGACGAGCGGCGGGCGGCCGGGTGGACGGCGGTCCGCGCCGCCGATCTGAGTTTCGTACGGGCCCAGTTGGGCCGCATCCACAGCGGTGCGATCGCCGGCCCGCTCACCGGGCGCCTCGACACCGCCCGCGTCGTGGCGGCCGGCCACTCCCTCGGCGGCGGCGCCGCCCTCCAAGCCGCCCGCCAGGATCCGGAGTTCGCGGCCGTCATCGACCTGGACGGCTACCCCCACGACCCGTCCCCGCAGCCCTACCGCCAGCCCGTGCTCGCCCTCACCCAGGCCATCGGCCCGGACACCGATCCGGACTACCTCCCGCAGCTCACCCGTGTCCTCGGCCTCAGCGGTGCGACGAGCTACCGCCTCACCGTCCCCGGGACCGGCCACCTCACGTTCACCGACGCCCCGCTGTACCTGCCGCCCCTCCCGTCGCTGGCCGGGTCCCTCGGCCGGACCGGGGGCCCGCGCGTCACCGCCGCGGCGAGCCTCGCCTTCCTCGACGCCGTCCTGCGCCCCGGCGCGGGGGATCCGGCCGCGGCCCTGTCGGCGTACGGCACCCTCGCGGTCCACCGCCCGGCCGGGCCCTGA
- a CDS encoding AAA family ATPase, with translation MSSYAPPAATETPADPMSVPRLEVAAALLSLLRESTTEPRPDTQLEALTLAVSADLPVLLWGEPGIGKTAALTQLAASLDLPLTTVIASVHEPSDFSGLPVIGDDPAQQGVPMAPPEWAVRLVRAGRGLLFLDELSTAPPAVQAALLRLVLERRIGALRLPPAVRIVAAANPRSSAADGWELSPPLANRFVHLQWTHDHDVVVRGLGGTWPRATLPRLDPSKLPRAVDHARRAVCGLLAARPALVHRLPSGEGRRGGPWPSPRSWEMTLHLLAFATAAGSSREVLSLLVRGAVGDGPGLELLASLDRMDLPDPEALLADPDAALLPERGDLRQAVLDGVVEAVRNRPDKARWDAAWALMARALETGAPDLVVVPATGLAALRREEWDVPESIERLAGAVTLSRRADRATARAALATEGVR, from the coding sequence ATGTCCTCATACGCCCCGCCCGCCGCCACCGAAACCCCCGCCGACCCGATGTCCGTCCCCCGACTCGAAGTCGCCGCAGCCCTGTTGTCCCTGCTGCGCGAAAGCACCACCGAACCGCGCCCCGACACCCAACTGGAGGCCCTCACCCTGGCGGTCTCCGCCGACCTGCCCGTACTCCTGTGGGGTGAGCCGGGCATCGGCAAGACCGCGGCGCTGACCCAGCTCGCGGCCTCGCTTGACCTGCCGCTCACCACCGTGATCGCCAGCGTGCACGAGCCGTCCGACTTCTCGGGCCTGCCCGTCATCGGGGACGATCCCGCGCAGCAGGGTGTCCCGATGGCCCCGCCCGAGTGGGCCGTGCGCCTGGTACGGGCCGGCCGCGGGCTGCTGTTCCTGGACGAACTGTCCACCGCCCCGCCCGCCGTCCAGGCCGCCCTGCTCCGCCTCGTGCTCGAACGGCGCATCGGCGCCCTCCGACTACCGCCCGCGGTAAGAATCGTGGCCGCCGCGAACCCGCGGTCCTCGGCCGCCGACGGCTGGGAGCTGAGCCCGCCCCTGGCCAACCGGTTCGTCCACCTCCAGTGGACCCACGACCACGACGTCGTCGTACGCGGGCTCGGCGGGACCTGGCCCCGGGCCACGCTGCCGCGGCTCGACCCCTCGAAGCTGCCGCGGGCCGTGGACCACGCACGCCGCGCCGTCTGCGGACTGCTCGCCGCCCGACCCGCACTCGTACACCGGCTGCCCAGCGGGGAAGGCCGCCGCGGCGGCCCCTGGCCGTCACCGCGCAGCTGGGAGATGACCCTGCACCTGCTCGCCTTCGCGACCGCGGCAGGCTCCTCCCGGGAAGTGCTCTCCCTCCTGGTCAGGGGCGCGGTGGGGGACGGCCCCGGGCTGGAGCTGCTGGCGAGCCTGGACCGGATGGACCTCCCCGACCCCGAAGCGCTCCTCGCCGATCCGGACGCGGCCCTGCTGCCGGAGCGGGGCGATCTGCGGCAGGCCGTGCTCGACGGCGTGGTGGAGGCGGTCCGCAACCGCCCCGACAAGGCGCGCTGGGACGCGGCCTGGGCGCTCATGGCCCGGGCTCTGGAGACGGGTGCCCCGGACCTGGTGGTCGTCCCGGCGACCGGGCTGGCCGCGCTGCGCCGCGAGGAGTGGGACGTACCGGAGTCGATCGAGCGGCTCGCCGGTGCGGTGACCCTGTCCCGGCGGGCGGACCGCGCGACGGCGCGTGCCGCGCTGGCCACGGAGGGCGTCCGATGA
- a CDS encoding DUF2201 family putative metallopeptidase, whose amino-acid sequence MSAAARTLDRDKLFAARLHAARVRPYLATALFALHTVESRQVPTMAVDRHWRCYVSPSFVDRTPEEELAAVWVHEVSHLLRDHHGRGDRVARERGLHGPGERLRMNIAADFEINDDAYGDGLVRPEGVAQPADAGLPEGQLMEEYLGQFGIGSATQHMAWLDCGSGADGLEREWDLGEDGAHGLTDQERDAVRFRVAQGIRGRPGRTPAGWKRWAEEVFHPPQPWRELLGAAVRSAATGSGAGEDYTYGRPSRRSAGVPGAVLPSLRRRPPRVCVVIDTSASVSDAELGSALLEVAAISRAVGGRRDLVTVVPCDAAAHVAHPLCRAEGIPLVGGGGTDLRTGFAKALRSAPRPDVVVVLTDGQTAWPATRPPCRTVVGLFARQGSYDEDDPDYAPDTPPAWARVVEIG is encoded by the coding sequence ATGAGCGCGGCCGCGAGAACCCTGGACCGCGACAAGCTGTTCGCCGCACGCCTGCACGCGGCCCGGGTCCGGCCCTACCTCGCGACGGCGCTGTTCGCCCTGCACACGGTGGAGTCCCGGCAGGTGCCGACGATGGCCGTCGACCGGCACTGGCGGTGCTACGTCTCGCCGTCGTTCGTGGACCGCACGCCGGAGGAAGAACTCGCCGCCGTATGGGTGCACGAGGTCTCGCACCTGCTGCGCGACCACCACGGGCGCGGCGACCGGGTCGCGCGGGAGCGCGGGCTGCACGGCCCGGGGGAACGGCTGCGCATGAACATCGCGGCGGACTTCGAGATCAACGACGACGCCTACGGCGACGGGCTGGTCCGGCCCGAGGGCGTCGCGCAGCCGGCCGACGCAGGCCTTCCCGAGGGGCAGCTGATGGAGGAGTACCTGGGGCAGTTCGGGATCGGGTCGGCGACGCAGCACATGGCCTGGCTGGACTGCGGCAGCGGAGCCGACGGGCTGGAACGGGAGTGGGACCTGGGGGAGGACGGCGCGCACGGGCTCACCGATCAGGAACGGGACGCGGTGCGGTTCCGCGTGGCCCAGGGCATCCGCGGCCGTCCGGGCAGGACCCCGGCCGGGTGGAAGCGGTGGGCGGAGGAGGTCTTCCATCCCCCGCAGCCGTGGCGGGAGTTGCTGGGGGCCGCGGTCCGCTCGGCCGCCACGGGTTCGGGCGCGGGCGAGGACTACACCTACGGCCGCCCGTCACGGCGCTCCGCCGGAGTACCGGGCGCGGTGCTGCCGAGCCTGCGGCGCAGGCCGCCCCGGGTCTGCGTGGTCATCGACACCTCGGCTTCGGTCAGCGACGCGGAACTGGGCAGCGCGCTGCTGGAGGTCGCCGCGATCTCCCGCGCGGTGGGCGGCCGCCGGGACCTGGTCACGGTGGTGCCGTGCGACGCGGCGGCCCACGTCGCGCACCCGCTGTGCCGCGCCGAGGGCATTCCCCTGGTGGGCGGCGGAGGTACGGATCTGCGTACGGGCTTCGCCAAGGCCCTGCGGTCGGCGCCCCGGCCGGACGTCGTCGTGGTCCTGACCGACGGCCAGACGGCCTGGCCGGCCACCCGCCCCCCGTGCCGCACGGTGGTCGGCCTGTTCGCCCGGCAGGGCTCGTACGACGAGGACGACCCCGATTACGCCCCCGACACCCCGCCCGCCTGGGCCCGCGTGGTCGAGATCGGCTGA
- a CDS encoding DedA family protein, with product MAPFPLPLAAAAQGLSPQAVNLLDAGSLLAAFGTLGIAVVLFAETGLLIGFFLPGDSLLFTAGLFCVPGAHGPVHLSLPLVLCSASAGALLGAQVGYLIGRRGGRALLARSRSRKLHEGAERAEELLDRYGHAKAIVLARFVPIVRTVLNPLAGALDVPARVFALWQVIGGLVWTVGLVLAGYALGSSVPDVDRYLLPIVALVVLVSLTPLAVEMIRRRGSRTPNEGSR from the coding sequence ATGGCCCCCTTTCCTCTCCCGCTCGCGGCGGCGGCGCAGGGGCTCAGCCCCCAGGCCGTCAACCTGCTGGACGCCGGTTCCCTCCTCGCGGCCTTCGGGACGCTGGGCATCGCCGTCGTCCTGTTCGCCGAGACCGGCCTGCTCATCGGCTTCTTCCTGCCCGGCGACTCCCTCCTGTTCACCGCCGGCCTGTTCTGCGTACCGGGCGCGCACGGTCCCGTACACCTCTCGCTGCCCCTGGTCCTGTGCTCGGCCTCGGCCGGGGCCCTGCTCGGGGCGCAGGTCGGCTACCTCATCGGCCGGCGCGGCGGGCGGGCCCTGCTGGCGCGCAGCCGCAGCCGCAAACTCCACGAGGGCGCCGAACGGGCCGAGGAGCTCCTCGACCGCTACGGGCACGCCAAGGCCATCGTGCTCGCCCGCTTCGTCCCCATCGTGCGCACCGTGCTGAACCCGCTCGCCGGCGCCCTCGACGTACCCGCCCGCGTCTTCGCGCTCTGGCAGGTCATCGGCGGGCTCGTGTGGACCGTGGGCCTCGTCCTCGCCGGATACGCGCTCGGCTCCTCGGTGCCCGACGTGGACCGCTACCTGTTGCCGATCGTCGCCCTCGTCGTCCTGGTGTCCCTCACCCCGCTGGCCGTCGAAATGATCCGCAGGAGGGGCAGCCGTACCCCGAACGAAGGCTCGCGTTGA
- a CDS encoding phosphatase PAP2 family protein — protein sequence MIRLSLAAGLCAALFGLLAALVVARHGAPYGLDQEWHRWSVQHRPCVAVALARGITATGSGPVPYACAITAGLVAGRGRNGRLLTAAGALGFLLLAQGVRYLLMYEVARPRPPVADWAALATGSAYPSGHAATSALVAGLLAWAAWRTAPPTAARLYGALAACWAVAVGLTRIYLGVHWPTDVLGGWLYALTWLTAAGSVAAAAESRVRVRHPVDRLGP from the coding sequence TTGATCCGTCTGTCGCTGGCCGCGGGGCTGTGCGCAGCCCTGTTCGGCCTGCTCGCCGCTCTGGTCGTGGCCCGGCACGGCGCCCCGTACGGCCTCGACCAGGAATGGCACCGCTGGTCCGTACAGCACCGCCCGTGCGTGGCGGTGGCCCTCGCGCGGGGCATCACGGCGACCGGTAGCGGGCCCGTGCCCTACGCGTGCGCCATCACCGCCGGGCTCGTCGCGGGCCGGGGGAGGAACGGCCGGCTGCTGACGGCCGCGGGCGCCCTGGGCTTCCTGCTCCTCGCCCAGGGGGTGCGCTACCTCCTCATGTACGAAGTGGCCCGGCCGCGTCCGCCCGTCGCCGACTGGGCCGCGCTCGCGACGGGGTCCGCCTACCCCTCCGGCCACGCCGCCACCTCGGCCCTGGTCGCCGGACTGCTGGCCTGGGCCGCGTGGCGTACGGCACCCCCGACGGCCGCCCGCCTCTACGGGGCCCTCGCGGCCTGCTGGGCCGTCGCCGTCGGCCTGACCCGGATCTACCTCGGCGTGCACTGGCCCACGGACGTCCTCGGGGGCTGGCTCTACGCGCTGACCTGGCTGACCGCGGCCGGGTCCGTGGCGGCGGCCGCCGAAAGCCGTGTGCGGGTCCGGCATCCGGTTGACAGGCTGGGGCCATGA
- a CDS encoding immune inhibitor A domain-containing protein codes for MVAAISLALLATPALAAPAAPPPVAAAAQQAPELSPAPPSAPLEVQRQSLRRQALEGVAAGTTAAEADGTLPRKAAVGKRYVELAQERKDKVFVILAEFGDQVDNTTEFEGKPRFGGTPGPRHDTIAKPAKTDNHTVWRKDFDQAYYQRQFFGTDPGAATLRNYYRLQSSGRYDMEGQVSDWVRLPWNEARYGTDNCSEPGQCRTNWDLVRDATNAWYHTERAKGRTPEEIKAQLAEYDVWDRYDADHDGNFDEPDGYLDHLVVVHAGKDQTWGGGDQGKDAVWAHRWFAYWDQAGSAGPAGNKAGGAPVGDSGIWAGDYLTGGENSGVGLFAHEFGHDLGLPDLYSSDGDNGVNFWSLMSTASYLGKGKNTTGDYPGDLDPWSKLQLGWLEYTEADAGRKTRAVLGVSGYNTEDPQALLVHLPPSVTRTDLTDPYEGASQWWSGTGDLMDNTLTRTVDLSGAAGQSARLDARVWYDIEQDFDFLTVEASTDGGTAWSPLPGTVGGAAIPAKGVSGTSGGWAELSVPLDRFAGHAVQLRLRVTSDGNTHGKGVAFDDIRITAGERELLHDGAEEGANGWSALKWSRTEGRTGSAEHPRAYLVENRRYTGYGAYLKTGPYNFGAGNDTVEFYPYQQGVLIWLWDTAYSDNTTKAHPGAGLLLPVDARPEPLRNADGTLLNARAQTFDATFSTRPSDEIVLHKAGVPVLVPSRPGVPVFDDHRGTYWNADLPQVGVKVPDTGTRIAVVKEASSGALTTVQVSPSS; via the coding sequence GTGGTAGCGGCGATATCCCTCGCCCTCCTCGCCACCCCCGCGCTCGCCGCACCCGCCGCCCCGCCTCCGGTGGCGGCCGCGGCGCAGCAGGCTCCAGAACTCTCCCCCGCCCCGCCCTCCGCCCCGCTGGAGGTCCAGCGCCAGAGCCTGCGCCGCCAGGCCCTCGAAGGCGTAGCCGCCGGCACGACCGCGGCCGAGGCGGACGGCACGCTCCCCCGCAAGGCCGCGGTGGGCAAGCGGTACGTCGAACTCGCCCAGGAGCGCAAGGACAAGGTCTTCGTCATCCTGGCCGAGTTCGGCGACCAGGTGGACAACACCACCGAGTTCGAGGGCAAGCCGCGCTTCGGCGGCACCCCCGGCCCCCGCCACGACACCATCGCCAAGCCCGCGAAGACCGACAACCACACCGTGTGGCGCAAGGACTTCGACCAGGCCTACTACCAGCGGCAGTTCTTCGGCACCGACCCGGGCGCCGCCACGCTGCGCAACTACTACCGGCTCCAGTCCTCCGGCCGCTACGACATGGAGGGCCAGGTCAGCGACTGGGTGCGGCTGCCGTGGAACGAGGCCCGGTACGGGACGGACAACTGCTCCGAGCCCGGCCAGTGCCGCACCAACTGGGACCTCGTGCGCGATGCCACCAACGCGTGGTACCACACCGAGCGCGCCAAGGGCCGTACGCCCGAGGAGATCAAGGCGCAGCTGGCCGAGTACGACGTATGGGACCGCTACGACGCCGACCACGACGGCAACTTCGACGAGCCGGACGGCTACCTGGACCACCTGGTCGTCGTCCACGCGGGCAAGGACCAGACCTGGGGCGGCGGTGACCAGGGCAAGGACGCCGTCTGGGCGCACCGCTGGTTCGCGTACTGGGACCAGGCCGGCAGCGCGGGGCCCGCGGGCAACAAGGCGGGCGGCGCCCCGGTCGGGGACTCCGGCATCTGGGCCGGTGACTACCTGACGGGTGGCGAGAACAGCGGGGTCGGCCTGTTCGCGCACGAGTTCGGTCACGATCTCGGGCTGCCGGACCTCTACAGCTCAGACGGGGACAACGGCGTCAACTTCTGGTCGCTGATGTCCACGGCCTCCTACCTCGGCAAGGGGAAGAACACCACCGGGGACTACCCCGGCGACCTCGACCCCTGGAGCAAGCTGCAACTGGGCTGGCTGGAGTACACGGAGGCGGACGCGGGCCGCAAGACGCGCGCCGTGCTCGGCGTCTCGGGGTACAACACCGAGGATCCGCAGGCCCTGCTGGTGCATCTGCCGCCGTCGGTGACGCGGACCGACCTCACCGATCCGTACGAGGGCGCCAGCCAGTGGTGGAGCGGCACCGGCGACCTGATGGACAACACCCTGACCCGGACGGTCGACCTGTCGGGCGCGGCAGGACAGAGCGCCCGGCTCGACGCCCGCGTCTGGTACGACATCGAGCAGGACTTCGACTTCCTGACGGTGGAGGCCTCGACGGACGGCGGCACCGCCTGGTCCCCGCTGCCGGGCACGGTCGGCGGCGCGGCGATCCCGGCGAAGGGCGTCTCCGGCACCTCGGGCGGCTGGGCCGAACTCAGCGTGCCGCTCGACCGGTTCGCGGGCCACGCGGTCCAACTGCGGCTGCGGGTGACCTCGGACGGCAACACCCACGGCAAGGGCGTCGCGTTCGACGACATCCGGATCACGGCGGGTGAGCGGGAGCTGCTGCACGACGGCGCCGAGGAGGGCGCGAACGGCTGGAGCGCGCTCAAGTGGTCGCGCACCGAGGGGCGTACGGGAAGCGCCGAGCACCCGCGCGCGTACCTGGTCGAGAACCGGCGCTACACCGGCTACGGGGCCTACCTCAAGACCGGGCCGTACAACTTCGGCGCCGGGAACGACACGGTGGAGTTCTACCCGTACCAGCAGGGCGTGCTCATCTGGCTCTGGGACACGGCGTACAGCGACAACACCACCAAGGCGCACCCGGGCGCGGGCCTGCTGCTCCCGGTCGACGCCCGGCCGGAGCCGCTGCGCAACGCCGACGGGACGCTGCTGAACGCGCGGGCGCAGACCTTCGACGCGACGTTCTCCACGCGCCCGAGCGACGAGATCGTCCTGCACAAGGCGGGCGTTCCGGTACTGGTCCCGTCGCGGCCCGGGGTCCCCGTCTTCGACGACCACCGCGGCACCTACTGGAACGCCGACCTGCCCCAGGTGGGCGTCAAGGTCCCGGACACCGGCACCCGCATCGCGGTGGTCAAGGAAGCCTCCTCCGGCGCCCTGACCACCGTCCAGGTCAGCCCCTCCTCCTGA